The stretch of DNA AGATACGTACCATCAATAGTGTACAATATTGAATTCCCACAATAAAAGGTGTTCGCTGGATATGTAGCGCCTGTGAGAACCTGCTGGTTGCTCAGTTCAAATAAGATGCATGCAAGCATTCTCAGAAATGAAGCTCACATGTTCAACCACTGATTTGCTCGGTGGTAGCACGGCGTTCCTCTCGAGTCTGTAGAATTTGTGGTAGAGGAGCTGCGATTTTTACCATCTGCAAAGCCAGCCATGGTGTGTGCAGAGTAAAAACGACATCAAAAGATACTTTCAATTTCTGtactgtctctttttttttaaaaaaaaagaagaagctaGCACTGTAGTAAAAAATATCAGTTGCTCTCTAAAGTTCCTTCTTTTTAGGTCTACTCTAAGCCATAAACACTATCTCTTCTCCTACCTTCGTTTAGGTCGACTGTAAAAGTAGTATACTCACATATTACAAACGCTGGAGTAAACCTTACTTTTCGCTTTTTTTCTTAAAGAGAAACCCCCTtcttttttaaatatatgacgTTTAGAACAAGCTAATCAAAGTTCTTTTTTCAACTAACTAGATTGTCCTAAACATCATATATTTAAAACCAAGGGAGTATTATTCTTCAGCAGTCAAATATTCAAGTTTTGTCTTTGTGATTGACCTCCTATTATCACCTTTATCGGCCTTCTATTAGTATAACATTACAGTGCAATATTAATGGCGCAAACTATGTAATAAATTCATGTCCAATGCAAATTTCAGCATATCTTCTATATATTGTAATCTACTCCTACTGCACAAGTCAAGTAGATAACACTGCCCAAGATGAGATCATGAGAGAGATATTTAACCACCTTATTTGTGGTTGGATGGCAAAGAACCAGCCAATGTGCATGTAGGTGATAGCCACAGTCTCCAGGAACAGGTTGTAAAGGTCTCTCGTAACCTCTAATAAGAGCAAGAAAAATCAGTCGAACTAAATACAAGAACCATCCAAAGAGGTATCTCAGTGGAAATGAGAGATGAAAAAATTACCCATCATATGCAAAAGAACTATCCATGCTAGCAGATTGTGGCTCAACAAATTTGGGGTGTCCACCAATACCATACAGAGGATCATCTGTTGGcacatatagaaaaatatataagagATTTAATGACAGCTGAAATATTTTGTGCCTGGATGGGGAGATGAGATTTCATATACTTTGCCAACTGCATTAATCAAATAAGTATCTGAAAAAGTTGGCATACTTTTAAAGTACAGTGAGAAAGGTACTTGCCTACAAGAGGGTGCCCAATGTATGCAAGGTGTATCCGTATTTGGTGGGGTCGTCCTGAATGAATTTCAACCTAAATAAATCAAGAATAAGATACATCAGAGATAAAAATGCTCAAGGCAGCAAAAGAAACTTGACATTATATGTATTCTCAATTCAAAGCAGATGATGCCATGCCCATTTGTGAGCATGCAAGAGCGGGAGAGAGCGCGTATTTTGCTCACAGTCCACACATTCTACCTGGACAAGTGTATGATTTTGGTGTGCAAGTCTCTCAAGAACACATACTTTGCTCATTGCTGGCTTTCCTGAAAATTGAGGGTGTTGATAAAATAAATACTAAATCAAATGAAGAGAGCTGATGAACAAGCATTGCTCAATACAAATTACACCATGAACAGTACTGTGATCAATCGATATTCAAGGACCTTCGCCAATTCCAAGTTACCCAAGTGAAATTGTAATGCACCTGAGGAACATGCTGCATAAAGTCCCTCTGCAACTCCAGGATAATGAACTAACCCTATGGGTTGGGTAACCACAACCTGCACATGATGGAAAAAATTATTGCGTGCATACTTGTGTGCGAGAGATCATGCATTCAAAATTATAAACAAGTACGCAATACCTAAGAGATCAGAACAGTGTTTTGAATAAATAAGGGGAGAGGTAGTACCTCATCATTAGCAAGTATGCCAGTCACTAAGGCtcgataaaattttgaaatttttcgctCCTCGACGAATTCTGATTTATCCCTATAGATTGTTTTAGTCACTAGAACTGTTGTATGCATTGCATGATGTGAAtacaagccaaaaaaaaaactttccaaATTAGGAAGGAGAAATTTTGACACCTTTTATTTCCAGCATTTATAGCTCCTTCAGCAAAATAAGATGCAAGTCGAACTTTGGAGACCTTTGTCTTGGCACAGAGCAGAAGGCCTAGCAACATAACGAGCAGGTCATCAGCAGCTAGCAAGAACAGACATCACAAACtaaaatcaaaaaaaattctgGTCAAACTATGTTTTTTGGCAAGGCACAATTATTGCTGAAAACAGTTTGTTACCACCGAGACATTTTCGATATGCAGCCCTTTTCTGAGCGATGTATCAACTGTAAGCTCATGTTATAGTGGAAACATGGAAACAAGCATCCTAGATCATCTAATCAAGGCTCATGCTTCCAGATTCAGGAAATTGCCCCTAACCTCACTCTTAGGAGAGCTTTTGTTCCCCCACCCACCACAAATACAGACACACGCGGGCAGCTCTTGAACCATTGCGATAGTGTGACCTGAGCATCTGCATCAGGTTGCGTTTGGATTCCCACAGTGAGCAATGGCTATTATCACTCTTCTCTCCACCTTGCTCCTGTGAAACATCATAGTTACTTAAAAAGAGGTCTCTGCACCATGTCCATGGCTTCCTAATTCCCCACCATCGTGCCATGACTTGAATGTCCCATTAGGCCATTACTTATTGCTGGTTTGAGCATTAACTTTTCAGTAACTATTGTATCTTTCTCCTAGATTCCTATGTTCATACACAAGTTACAAAATTTACATCTGCTTCGAGTGAGTGTCAGTAAATCAGAGTTTCCGAGTAGGATTGAACTGTAAATAAAGGAACAAACCTGATGTTCCCCTTCCTAATCGATGAACAGGAACTGGATGTGACTGCACATGTTTTCTCTTGGAGCAGCATGATGTCATCTTCCAGTCTTTCAATTGAAGCTGTGCTAGTACAGTGCGCTGCTGGAAGAGTCCTTTAGGCAGAACTTGCAAGCCAGAAGGCTTATTAAGGGCAACCTGACAAAACATTCTTGGGCTAAGATAATAGTTCTAAATGTAAATTGGAAGTTAGCTTCATGTATTAATACTGATTTGCTTGATTTAGCAAACATGCACAAGAATAGGAAAAAAAACTCACACCTTACGGAACCTTGCTGAAATGGATACGATATTTGCAAGTTCAAGCTAGTTGGGTGTTCATTAGTAAAAAAACGATGATAACAACCACAGTATAGTGTTTTAGTCCCATAAGTTGGGGTGAGCTAGAGATGGAACCCAACATGAGACACCAAGAAAAATGAAAACTTACACAAAGGTATTAATATCAGTAATATTTGTATTTGCTAAGGGATCTAAAGCCTAATTCATGGTAATGCACATGGATATCTATAAGTCGATAAAGTTAAAAACTTAAGTCCATATCTTCCAAGTCCTCAGATAAATAAACATAGAGCAGATTTAGATGGGACTTGAAAGCTGAACCTTGTCAACCAGCTAGGGGTATATAATGAGAAAGATGGGTCAAATTACAGAAAATACCACCAAGCTTATTTGCATAC from Panicum virgatum strain AP13 chromosome 9K, P.virgatum_v5, whole genome shotgun sequence encodes:
- the LOC120652738 gene encoding RNA pseudouridine synthase 5-like, which produces MSAAEGETPVADGAPPPGALYSFGTPWPELNQGLSYSDTFRCADAAAATTLIEFYATNYKSSAPLPGWVKRIRNGQITVDGEVVTDPDMILRDGCKLVYHRLPWQEPFAPYLLEVLYEDDDMVALNKPSGLQVLPKGLFQQRTVLAQLQLKDWKMTSCCSKRKHVQSHPVPVHRLGRGTSGLLLCAKTKVSKVRLASYFAEGAINAGNKRDKSEFVEERKISKFYRALVTGILANDEVVVTQPIGLVHYPGVAEGLYAACSSGKPAMSKVCVLERLAHQNHTLVQVEIHSGRPHQIRIHLAYIGHPLVDDPLYGIGGHPKFVEPQSASMDSSFAYDGGYERPLQPVPGDCGYHLHAHWLVLCHPTTNKMVKIAAPLPQILQTREERRATTEQISG